One window of Jannaschia sp. CCS1 genomic DNA carries:
- a CDS encoding DMT family transporter yields the protein MTDTPTTVPDLPASNVPKAAAYMIGAIFAFSAMAVAGREATVDLDTFELMTYRSVVGLVLVLLVGGLTGHLPEIRTNRMPTHILRNIFHFTGQNLWFFAVGVIPLAQLFALEFTSPLWVMGLAALFLGERLTRVKVAAAIIGFVGVLIVVQPGSAPFSTGMGAALLAAICFAATAIFTKRLTNDQSTTCILFWLTVIQLILGLIFCLYDGEMAWPDAATRPWVILIGFAGLIAHFCMTSAFAHAPASVVMPIDFARLPLIAVVGMLFYGEPLLLGVLIGAFLIFGANYMNILAEHRRSQRGTP from the coding sequence ATGACCGACACTCCGACCACCGTGCCGGACCTGCCCGCGTCCAACGTCCCCAAGGCAGCGGCTTATATGATCGGCGCGATCTTTGCGTTCTCCGCCATGGCGGTGGCCGGGCGCGAAGCGACTGTGGACCTCGATACCTTTGAGTTGATGACCTACCGTTCCGTCGTAGGCCTTGTGCTGGTGCTTTTGGTGGGGGGGCTTACCGGCCACCTCCCGGAGATCCGCACCAACCGGATGCCCACCCACATCCTGCGCAACATCTTCCACTTCACCGGCCAGAACCTGTGGTTTTTCGCCGTGGGCGTGATCCCGCTGGCGCAACTTTTCGCGTTGGAGTTCACGTCTCCTCTGTGGGTGATGGGCCTGGCCGCGCTGTTTCTGGGGGAGCGTCTGACACGCGTGAAGGTGGCAGCCGCGATCATCGGGTTCGTCGGCGTGCTGATCGTGGTGCAGCCGGGCTCTGCCCCGTTTTCCACCGGGATGGGGGCGGCGTTGTTGGCGGCGATCTGCTTTGCGGCGACGGCGATTTTCACCAAACGCCTCACCAACGATCAATCCACGACGTGCATCCTCTTTTGGCTGACGGTCATCCAACTGATCCTGGGCCTGATCTTTTGCCTCTACGATGGAGAGATGGCTTGGCCCGACGCGGCCACACGGCCCTGGGTCATCCTGATCGGGTTCGCGGGCCTGATCGCGCATTTCTGCATGACGTCGGCCTTTGCCCATGCGCCCGCCTCGGTCGTGATGCCGATTGATTTCGCACGCCTGCCCCTGATCGCGGTCGTGGGGATGCTGTTTTATGGGGAGCCGTTGCTGCTTGGCGTCTTGATCGGTGCGTTTCTGATTTTCGGGGCCAACTACATGAACATCCTGGCCGAGCATCGCCGCAGCCAGCGCGGCACCCCCTGA
- a CDS encoding OmpP1/FadL family transporter translates to MTRFTTTTTAIVALLATTTLATAGGVERQAQSPAILFEDGTYVELGFTTVNPDVSGVQQRTAGATSLAGSTSGDIAPSYNYATLSYRQDITEELSFALIYDQPIGADVNYMPNGGSGYLYGSGAGSQAEIRSQALTLAARYEFTDRISAYAGLRVVTAEGTVSLFNGSGAPAGSPNRYTMEAESDAELGFMIGAAYEIPDIALRVALTYYSETNHTFTGTEGIITPTGAVVTGPMEFETTIPQQVLLEAQTGVAEGTLVFGSIRWTEWTEFDIAPPAFNAATGGSLVDYDDDVWTYTIGGARVLNEQWTALASLTYEASQGGFSGNLGPTDGRTSVGLGARYTQGSMTVTGGINYTMVGDATTEAPGPFPAGLDFGEFADNSSLAFGLRVGFSF, encoded by the coding sequence ATGACCCGCTTTACGACAACAACAACCGCGATCGTCGCGCTTCTTGCCACCACCACCCTCGCAACCGCCGGTGGCGTGGAACGCCAGGCCCAGAGCCCTGCGATCCTGTTTGAGGATGGCACCTACGTCGAGCTTGGGTTCACGACCGTTAACCCCGACGTTTCTGGCGTTCAACAGCGGACCGCTGGGGCGACGTCTTTGGCCGGGTCCACCTCGGGCGACATCGCGCCGTCCTACAACTACGCAACCCTGTCCTATCGCCAGGATATCACCGAAGAGCTTTCATTTGCGTTGATCTACGACCAGCCGATTGGTGCGGATGTGAATTACATGCCCAACGGCGGTTCGGGCTACCTTTATGGTTCGGGCGCAGGGTCCCAGGCTGAAATCCGGTCTCAGGCTCTGACCCTTGCGGCGCGCTACGAGTTCACCGACCGCATCTCTGCCTATGCAGGCCTGCGGGTTGTGACCGCTGAGGGTACAGTATCGTTGTTCAACGGTTCTGGCGCGCCCGCAGGGTCGCCCAACCGGTACACCATGGAAGCGGAAAGCGACGCCGAACTTGGCTTCATGATCGGTGCGGCCTACGAGATCCCGGACATCGCCCTGCGCGTGGCCTTGACCTATTACTCCGAAACCAACCACACGTTCACGGGCACCGAAGGCATCATCACGCCGACCGGGGCCGTCGTGACCGGCCCGATGGAGTTTGAAACGACGATCCCGCAGCAGGTCCTGCTTGAGGCGCAAACCGGCGTCGCTGAGGGCACGCTTGTTTTCGGCTCGATCCGTTGGACCGAATGGACCGAGTTTGATATCGCCCCCCCGGCGTTCAACGCGGCCACCGGCGGTTCGCTCGTCGACTACGACGACGATGTCTGGACCTACACCATCGGTGGCGCGCGGGTCCTGAACGAACAATGGACCGCTCTCGCATCGCTGACCTATGAGGCCTCTCAGGGTGGCTTTTCGGGCAACCTCGGGCCGACCGACGGACGGACTTCCGTTGGCCTTGGTGCGCGCTACACCCAGGGCAGCATGACCGTCACCGGCGGCATCAACTATACCATGGTGGGCGACGCGACGACTGAAGCCCCCGGTCCGTTCCCGGCCGGCCTCGACTTTGGTGAATTCGCGGACAA